The Rhipicephalus microplus isolate Deutch F79 unplaced genomic scaffold, USDA_Rmic scaffold_65, whole genome shotgun sequence genome segment accccccacatgtaattgatgacgctgttcaaaaagcgagaaaactaagcgtgatgacttacttatgaagcgaccaccgcaagaagacacacaacgaacaaacctctgcttgactaaCAGCACAAACTTtctcaatgtaaacaaaatccttaaacgacattacaacattctggaacaaagtgaatgtctgaaacgcgcattcctatccgctccaggcgtcgtttaccgacgaccccgccacctcaaagacacacttgtccactcttaaatcaatacctcaccccccaatagttcatgccgaccttgtttaaagtcacgatgtcttgtatgtaaggcgatgcgagaaacacacaaactaaccagcacacaatccaagttttcgattaacacaCGAGGACACCTAACCTgtgattcctctaatgtggtatacctactcgaatgcaacgtgtgtagtatgcagtacatcggacaaacagaaaaaccatttaggattcgcttcaatgaTCACAGAGCctatgcgaaatcagccccaaatctacccctatcaaaacatgtcaatcttcccgaccatgcaatCGACAagctatcagtaacgctcttagacaCGGGTTTTAAAttaaaccgagaacgtgaacaacgagagtcataccttatccaccgatttaactccctggatagaggaataaatgagaatcctggtacacttgcagcagttaaagcattagaaaacaataactgtaataatgaaaatagtaactgagctcacggcactgcagctgcgaaggaaactggacaactcaaaacaattccaagtgtaactactcttcctaagtacagctgtcgtctgttgttttattttactacccaatcaattgtgccatgcatgacatgcccaacagcaaccctgtgcacagccgggaggcccctactgcacgcgtaatccagaagcgggcaaggaatttgcattgcgcccgcttaccagcctctgctgaaatacgcggcacccctctttctacgacgaaatgttgacggggcgccgagtagttaaaggcttaaaacctCCTAAAGAGCCCacttaccagcctctgctgcaatacgcggcacccctgtTTCttcgacgaaatgttgacggggcgccgagtagttaaaggcttaaaacttcctaaaaagcccgcttaccagcctctgccgcaatacgcggcacccctgtTTTTTCGACGAAATGTTGACgaggcgccgagtagttaaaggcttaaaacctCCTAAAAGGCCCacttaccagcctctgctgcaatacgcggcacccctctttctacgacgaaatgttgacggggcgccgagtagttaaaggcttaaaactttcTAAaaagcccgcttaccagcctctgctgcaatacgcggcacccctctttctacgacgaaatgttgacggggcgccgagtagttaaaggcttaaaacttcctaaaaagcccacttaccagcctctgctgcaatacgcggcacccctgtttctacgacgaaatgttgacggggcgccgagtagttaatgGCTTAAAACCTCCTAAAAATCCCacttaccagcctctgctgcaatacgcggcacccctctttctacgacgaaatgttgacggggcgccgagtagttaaaggcttgaaACCTCCTAAAGAGCCCacttaccagcctctgctgcaataCGCAGCACCCCTGTTTCttcgacgaaatgttgacggggcgccgagtagttaaaggcttaaaacctCCTAAAAAGCCCACTTACCAGCCTCAGCTGCAATACGCGGCActcctctttctacgacgaaatgttgacggggcgccgagtagttacaGGCTTACAACTTCTTaaagaagctcttttttgccccacacccaaccaccagagccaggaggcgccgtctggtcggcaAGAAtccgttagtgaaaggaagcatacacagagcGCAggcatcagaaaggtgaaggggagaaaggggagagagatgaatggggaagtggaaggaagagtggaaggggagcgcccgaggggagtccaccttatattctttttctctttttctttttccttttttctcttcttttccttttcttctttttttcttttttctgtctttttttctcttctcctctgatttgagattgtataaagctgagcaccaacaaactgtacctttaatcctgatgaaggccagactctaggccgaaacgtcgaaataaaccacgttgtgaccgctcacggaggatctacttgaccatatatatattgtgatgtaacggtgaaggcaacctttattaggcccagaagacacgatgaagtgaccatgcccaaggcacagaactcagacaagccaagtccccacagcagatgaagatgacggccactcatgatgatgaatatgtgtaaagatagtagatgtgcttaatgaatgcctacaatatatatatatatatatatatatatatatatatatatatatatatatatatatatatatatatatatatatataaaagcgtTTGCGCAGGCCCCACGGGCGTCTTTCTGGAGCGCGGCCGCGcataagcgctgtagcagacgcccgGAACTGGAAGCTTACTTGAAGCGAAAAGACATTGGccatcatcgtatactctcgatgctagacgctggGCGAGCTGCCTTGTTATCATGTCGAcaaacttctttctttccttgtcgtttcatcggctatcgtgtgtgcTCCTCGCCCTCTTACGTGCCGAATAAGTAAATTCGTACCCACGCTATCGTAATACCTCGagataagagaattcttggctaagaaaatgcgtagccaagtgaaagctttgtgaattcggcccctgctttttaggggcgaagctccttatggcgtgggctgtgcgtcccctgtatgtagccacctctagtttagttcttgcagtgttcactagatggcggtaccgtctcctgtatgtagccacctctcgtttagttcttgtagtgtttactagatggtggtacttgtagctgatgatgaaaagatgcaagatgttataaactagaaagcggtacttgtagttgatgaaagacgcgagatcttataaaataggaatgatgtcacatatggcgcgtgtcattggttgaaggcaatcgttcgatttagtgcggcgacgtacgctagggggagcgatgtaataaaatcgagtgggcaaaatgtacagaggattcatggtttaccaggtttacctccggagcttcgcccactcatcatcattcacttcgtggatatggcggcacttttttatttGCATAATTCTTTTTAGAAGTAGAAGGAAGGCTAGCCCTCTGTTTTTGGTTACAACAAGCGCGTCAGAGACTTGAAGGCCTGACATGACCGCCTCAGCTTCACAATTAGTGCCCCTGTTAAAAACAGCTAATCATGTATGCTGCCCGCAAAGACAACACAAACACGTCATCAACTGCGGATAGTGGATTCCCGGTAATGACTGTCATGCTAGCGCTGCTTGCCTTAAGAACACTGTATTACCAGCATTACCGGTACCGCTATTGAAAATACATTTTACCtcgctgaaaaaaaataaaaaaataaagaaattgaaGTAGAGGTCGCAGAGCCGCATGAAATATTCTTCCATCTGCACGCAAATACATTTATTCAGCTGTGCGAATAGTAAGGAAAGCATTCACAAGGTAAATGCTGGCGACCACAGTGACCGCGAACTCATGTTTTCTCCTCGTTGAAATACCCGTGTATGCACCTTTTTATTAGGGTGAAAGCTTTTGATGCCTCATCAAGCGTGAATATTGTCAGTCGGTGTCGGCGGCGTCAATGCGAGTTATGCAAAACCATCATCATTATATTTGATGATGGCTTCGCAGCGGTGGCCtatagtggctgaagtactcgggtgctgcccgcgggtcgcgggactgaatcccggtttcggcggctgcatttttgatggagccgaaaattctgtaggccagtgaggtcagatttgggtgcagattTAAGAATcgcaggtagtcgaaatttctggagcgttccgttacggcgtctctcaaaatcatatggtgttttggtcgcgttaaatctcacatatcaatcaatcaatcaatcaatcaatcaatcatccttgATGACGTCTCAATTTGACGTCCCCACATTGTAAATATAGTTGATAAATGCAACGAGAGTACAACCGCCACTGTAGCCTCGGCGCATGTGTCGTGCGGCTAATCGCCGTTTGGCCGTTTGTGTTTTTGGTTCACGCGCAAAAAATCCGAAAGATCGAGCGGCCTGCAAGGCGCACAAAGCTCCGTTTCGGTGACTCGAGTGTGCGTTTGCGGGGGACaaacgctattcgaaaactcatATAGCGGCCATACACAAACGCTACAACGGCTAACTTAGCGTACACACTTTGAAAACTCCttaatgtgttttttttaacgCAGCTGACCACATTCACGTGCAAATCAGTGACATATGCCCTGGTGCCGGTATCGCATATATGTGATAACTCGGGGCCATTAGGGAACGCTTCAGGGGACGCTCTCCGCGTTACCCAATGCATGTGATCCGTGCAATGTTTTCCGTGGTCTTCAAGCTAACACTAAAACTGAGGTGGAAGTTTGACAATAAAATGAGTGTTTGTATTCACATATCGCGTTTATACAAGCTACTAAAAATAACGTTAGTAGCGGGGCAGGTGCGTGACATGGCGCAGTGAAGAGCGTACAAGTACCGCCTCTTCGAAGACTGGGCCAACAACAACTTGTTCTTTTTTCGTTTAGGGCCGGTGCTCTGTGgtacagccacagggatgttttcttTGCCATTCGGGACTATATCATTGTGACTAGGAAATCTTCTGCAAGATTGTGCGCGCACCACTTTTTTGATTACTAGTAATTCACATTTCAAATCAGGATCTAattacaattattcactagtggACACAATAATAGCATAGTACtgcaatcatgaaacaatgcacctTCTACACGGCTGATTCCGTCCAATGGGATTGTGCCATGTGCTGAggggaagaagaagacgaagaccgGCTCGTGCTGTGGAGCAGCTCGAGCCTTAACGCCGGTGACCGAGCTACGTTCCTGAAGCCGCTTCAGCAACCGGAGGGCGTCCTTGCCACGGCAGCAGCAGGATTTAAGCATTCGGCGGCCTCGTGTTAAACCAGTACCACAAGTACCCCAACCACAACTGCGAGCGCCTTCACAGGAGGATCCATGGGAGACTTCGCTGCGCCCGGTGCCAACATGCCTTTGCGTGGCACGAGCAATGTAAGTGCCAATTTCGAAGCCGCCGACGTGACCACCAGCATGAGCGAGTCGTCAGAGCTAGCAACCGAACATCTTGCAGTCGTCGCTACTGCCGACATGCACACAGACTTCATGGAAGCCTACAATGCTCATGCAAGTAGGGAGGACGTCGTCACGCTGGCTGAAAAGTATGCTATCCTTTGCGAGAGTTATTTGGCCAAATTTATAGAAGTGACCGAGAGCATAGGGTATTGCCAGGACGAGCCGGCGTGGATGGAAGCCATGGCTTGCCGAACATTGCTCACCGAAGAGCGAGACACTTGGAAGCTTACGGGTGCCCTCCTGCGCGACCGTCTCAAGGCGGACGAGTTCATGGAACAGCGCGGTGACAGCACCATGTTCGTCGACGGATCTCGCGAAGGTAGTGACAGGGAAATCGTGAAGGCCTTCATGGCTAGAGACTCGTTCGTACGCCAGGCGCAACTAGTGGTCGACTGGTTGGAAACCTGCGCGGCGGATGAGCGCAACATCGGTAGTGCATCATCATCTCACATGACTGAACTGGACGCGGACGCGCCCTCCAGGCAGTGGCTACCGATGCACGAATTCCACTACAACATATTCTTCCACCTGCGAGCAGGCCAACTGCATAGAGCCAAAGAGCTGGCTGCCGACAACGGTCATCGTTATCTAGCCAACGCTCTCGCAGGATGCAGGCCATGCCATGACCTGCACAACGCCAGCACCATTGGTGCCGGCTTGAAGCAACCCGCCCAAGGCAGCTTCTACGGGGATTTATGGATGCGAGCCTGCTGGAGAGTGGCGTCAAGTCCCACGTGTTCGCCGTACAAGCGCGCTGTGTATGGTGCTCTGAGTGGCAACCTGGAAGCAATGCTGCCCGCGTGTACCACATGGGAGGATCAGCTATGGGCTCGCATGCGCGCTGTTGTCGATGTGTGCGTAGAGCAGGAGCTCCGCACTGCCAAGCAGCAAGGTAGAAGCCACGGACCACTACCACCCGGCTACCCCAGTGACCGTGGAACCTTTGAAGCGGTTTTTCGTGATCTCCAGGCGGCTGTGGGCTCGAGTGAGACGCTAGACAAAGAAATAACGCACATCGTGCAGCGAGGAATCGTTCTGGGCGATGGTGTTTCTTTGGTAGAAGAGATACACGACTGGATAACCGGTCAGCAGATCGAACCGCCGCTTCTGACCATGCGGTTTCTGGCTCACATGGCCCTGTTGCTAGGACAAGTTGACCCTGAAACCCGCACTGCGGCGTACAGCGCTCTTCTTCGCACCTACAAACAGATGCTCATCCACGACGGCCGTGCCTCCTTGGCGGCCACGTGCGCAGCCGCTCTATAAGCAATCGTGTCTCCAAGTCCACTCAGCTTGCGCAGCCTAAGGACCCCGAAGAACTGAAGCTCTGCCTTGGGCTCGatcatttaattaaaaaaaagtttgcaaaCAGCTAGTAAAGGCATGTATTTACTAGACTTCAACGTATTTTTCTGCCTTCCCGGCATACATTTACTAAGCAGCAGCTAGTAAAGCTTGTAACTACTAACCAGAGAAGCTTTCTTAGTGTTTTCAACTAAGTAACTACTAAGGTACTTACGTTGCCAGACCTTTCCAAGATGCTGCAGTATATTTTTAAGTGCAAATTTAGGCAAATTTTAATTTTATTGACTACCTTGGAATAGAACGACAGTGgtatagaaagagagaaaatcgACAGGAaacagcgctgtttttttttcattatatctcTTCGTGCCGTTGTCGCGCTGTTGGTATATAATAccgccacgatgaaccaactcgtccAAATTAAGCTCGTGCTACGTAATTGCACACATATAAGCAGATAGTATTTCACACGATGATGTGTAGAAGACATCAATTATAAATTATATGGGTGCTAACTATTACATGGCGTAGGATCTCAAACTGAGGGTATAAATAGCCTTCATGCTGCTAGAGTAGAAATCGGCATTGCTAGTCTTGAAACTCTGTGTGGGCGTACACGCTCGTGGGTTCTCGCTTGTGATCCGTTCATATGAGTTCACGTACGTATATTATAATATTTTATTAGACATGTGATCATATGAGGATCATCATATGCAAGATCACAAGGTAGTGGATTTTTGCGAGTATGATGTGATCTTGTGAGCATGTGATCTGTTATCTCCGAGTGTATTGCGGTGATGCGCAATTGCCGTGGTAGGTACATGGAGTAGTTTGTGGACAATATAATGTACGAGGCATAGAATTTCGTGCAATAATACCTATAGGTGAATCTTGCGCTAGTGTCTACAAGGGCTGCTTCAGTGGCGCTTGTACCCCAATGGGAATTATAGGAACAGGCTTCGTATCTACTTTGGATGCATTACATGCTTGAGATTCGGGACGCTTCTTTTCCTAGTGTAAAACAAGGTGATATGAACTTAAGTTTAATTAAACCTTGCTTCATATATTTGTACAAAATGTTTGTGACAAAATTTTTTTGTGATTAGGTGTCGAACGTGAAAGCTGGGCAAATTTAACTATCAGGGTTTGCGTTTTTCtaccattgcgttccagattcgGCATCAAAGTTTaataaattagtttttttttcaacacttgaaaacaaacatgttttttttctttcctcgaaagtacgcattatctatttatggaaataacagtacagtattcGGTGAGAAAGACTTAACGTTTCGTCTTATGTGACGCTATGTGCGTCTGTCTATGTACCTCTCCAACGCAcctctggttttgttgtgaagtagGGTCAGCGGATCGTGACGGTGCGTCTACTTAGTTTCGTCACCGTTTTGCAGTCGATTTAAACGAGTTTAGGAAAGACGTGCTCGTGAAGAAACATAATCTTGATGCAAtactgcactggcatgagacgatACATCAATGCACAGTGGTTCGTGGACGACGCTTCCTTTAAACTGTCAAATATGACTCGTAAAGCTCCAAGATCTCAGCAAATAAGGAGAGCTAGTTTTCTTCAGCCTGTTCGAACAACGAAGGAACTGCTTCGGCGCTTTTCATCGCATCTTTTCTGTgcaaagaacgaaactgaaactgtagaaaaaggtCTGTAGACAGTTCGTTAGCTTTATAACCCTATCCAATCCGAAGTCTGTACTTACCATAATTCTCATCGAGGTACTCGATAGCAGCTCCAGATTTCTCTCTAGGTATAATTGTATGAAACTATAAGGTACGAGGGCAATGCCACTTAGAGTTAATGGCAataccctattgaaaatcctgagTTGGTGGATCTAGAATTGTTGCTGGATATGGTTTGAAGAGTAGTAGATAAGGCGGCAATAATAGTGGATATGGGGGAAACTGTAGTGGTCTTAATGGCTCATGACGTCGAGAGTAGAAGAAATGTTAACTGATGGTATTGATGGCGGCGAGCTAGTGGTTTTGACAGTGGAAAGTGCCAtctgatggtggcgatgcaaaacgtgtttggtggatggCCTCTATACTATACCGCCAGCTCCTCCGTGGGACGCACTGCCTTATATCGACCTTATACCAATACCAAAACACACGCACACTGAACGAGATGTTGCAAGATGCTAATCACGCTGCCGCAGACAGCTTCAAAGTGATGTGACGTCATACCACGCCGACGCCAGCTTTCGAGCCGGCAAATCAGTCACACTAACAATGGACGCACGTGGTGAAACAATCGTCAAACACCATCTCGACGTTCCTTCCGGGGCAATAGCAGAAATACTCGCCATAACGCAAGTCATCACAGCATGAGCACGCCTCTTATTAAATCACGGTCAGGACTGACTCCTTGCAGGCCTTCCTCCAGAACGTAGTCACTCCAGATAATCTGATGAAGCTCACTACTTATGAAAATCATAATCCCGCTACCTGAAGTGGACGCAAGGTCGCACTTCCTGGGGCAAATCCCGGACCTACGCCTCGATGCCTTGGTATTCATATGCTCCCCATGGTTGGCCTGAAATTTATCTGTCGGCAGTGGACCGCGCCGAATGCCACAAGGAAAGAAGGGTCCGCCTGAAATCCCTTCGCATAGCCCGAGCAGAGCTATTTAGACCGCCTGAAGGTTTTTCTGGAAAAGAAGCCGTGCTCTTGAGGCAAGCACGAACACATTCCCTGCCGAATGACTTTACACGGCGTAAGACGCAATAAGGCCCGTATACACCTTATTGCCAAGTGTGCGGTTCCATACTCACTCTATCCCACATATTCTGGCGCTATTCCAGAGCTAATACGCCTCAACGCCAATCACTCCACTCTAGCATACTTACATAGGAGGCCTGCGTTTCGAATCTGAGCGAAACAACGTCCTCGTGGACAATTCTCCTTAACCATGTACTATTTTAGGGGAGGTCAGTGAAGCTTCACCCTAGAGCTCAGACCCGGACTTGGATTTTGGAAATaaaagttgtttttttctctctctctcccacagCAGCACACGGCTATGTCAAATATTTATGCTGTCACGTTTCTTACCGTTGCTGCGGTACAACGCGTAGGAATACAGTGGAAGGAAGCTAACGCAACCTACCAATAACGAGCCGGAAATATTTGCGAAACGTGCAATTAGGCAACGGCAAACCACTGTGCAGCAATTTGGCTATCCGACAGTTGCGTTTTGCGAGAGGGCGTTGAGTCCGTTTTTTCACATCGACAGCACTGTTCGGGCTCCGAAGGGGTGTAAGGGTTCTCCTCTATTAAAACTTTGCCCGCAACAAAAGACTTGCATCGTTTGCGAAAACAGCGACTCGGTACGCGCACGGGTTAACACTTGTTTGGGCATAATATCCCCCGATTATTTTACAGAGGATGCGCTAATGGAATGGGGTTTCGAGAATAATTACGACCCACCATCGTTTCTCTTCCTACAGTGCAATATCAATGTACATCCGTGTTTTCGCATTGGTTTAATTGGTACCCGGCTtccagccaggatttgaacccggcGTTCTGAACACTTGTCAGCGTACGCCGCGCTATTTGATGAGCACTACAAGTTCAGAAGAACAAGCGCGGGTGCCCACGTGTTTCCCATTTATTTAGTCCCAACAGCTACACCACGCATAGAAGATAGAATACTGCACTCACTCCTGAATTGCATTATAATGTGCATCGATCAAAGTGCGATATAACTGTTAACGCGTCACACCTTTCTGCGCAACTGCTCGCTATTGTGTGACTGTGTTAAATTCGCCCAAAGCTAATGAGCTCCATTTCGTTCACCAACGTTATGTAATTtaaggtgtggaagatggagccactaattttttaaaggatatctttaaaggtaacaaggcagttataaactggcaaaaacaggtatccaagcctgcagaggtaaaacggtgcTTAGGcgggggtgtcctctgtcacacttgttattcatgatgtacctacaaggattagaggcctaattagagggaagtggactgggcttcaacctctctttcgtcaaacaaggaaaactcattgaacaggcactaccaacattgatgtacgcagatgatatagggctaatggccgacaacaaggaagatttgcagagattgatggacatctgcggtaatcaggcagataggttagatttcagattcagtaaggaaaaatcagcagtcatcatttttaatgataatgaaggtagtgagcttagaatacaggaggtcacgctagagataacagataaatacaaatatctgggcgtatggataggcaatgggaccgagtacctgagggaacacgaaatatacgtgacgactaaaggtaacaggaatgcagcagtgatgaaaaatagggcactgtggaactacaatagatatgatgttgtgagaggaatacggaaaggggtcatggttcctgggctgacgttcggcaatgcggtcttgtgcatgagatcagaagttcaagcaagattagaaattaagcaacgtggaataggtaggcttgctttaggagctcgcgggaatacaccaaatcagggagtacaaggtgatatgggatggacatcattcgagggcagggaaggtagcagcaagataaaatttgagaagcgattgagagaaatgggggaagagcgttgggctaggaaggtattcagctacttgtacatgaagaatgtcgatacgaaatagaggaagcgaactagaaaattgactggtaagtacttagaaagcagcagggggccaaaccaataagaattatcggttaggaagaaggtgaaggaagctgagaccgatatgtggataatcggcatgattaagaattccgcactagagacctatcaAACTTTTtaaagcaggaaatcgccaaggaaaggatctatgataatactctactgtttgaggccaggacgggagtattgcgaacgaagacatatcgggacaaatacgaaggggtagacacggtatgcggTGCGTGTGGAGATAAAAAGATaaatgccgaacacttgataatgttctgtaaagggcttcaccgtatagttcaggatggtggcgcagagttttttaaagcactggggtttaggtacagggagggcaaaatagtctTCAGGCGGGTAGAATTGACTAGAAGAAGGttggttatctgattggtggctaaagtcaaggcacgagtgaaaattaaaccattcgctacaaagtaccagtcctatacttcactctttaaaggaaaaaaaaaagataaatctagttggtggttcactaggtattacggcttggtggcgttagccaccgcccgatctgaagggtacagcctcATCAATCCATTTAATCTATCCATCCATCGATTTTATACTTTTTTCCCCTCTCTCCCGAGGGGCTTTTCGTTTCGTTCACGTTGCCACTGGAAACAGCAATATGCTCCCCGCCTCgcatattttctttttattcggCTTGAGAAAAAGCTTGATTTCGCGTGAAAAGTACGTGACGGCCGCGTCTTGTGGCCACGCTTTCATGCACCGACGATCGTCGTGCGTAAAACTGGTTCACGTTGGTGACGATTGATTGGTAGTTTGACCGctagttatgtttttttttttttactcaggaGGAGTTACTGCGCGAAATAAAAAGTATTATTGCAAGACACGCCGTAGTtcgaatgattgattgatgtgattgatatgtgtggtttaacgttccgaaacccagtttgattttgagagacgccgtactggagggctccgaaaatttcgaccacctggggttctttaacgtgcacccaaatctgagcacacgggcctacagcattttcgtctacGCAGTAGTTCGG includes the following:
- the LOC142790033 gene encoding nuclear pore complex protein Nup107-like, producing MGDFAAPGANMPLRGTSNVSANFEAADVTTSMSESSELATEHLAVVATADMHTDFMEAYNAHASREDVVTLAEKYAILCESYLAKFIEVTESIGYCQDEPAWMEAMACRTLLTEERDTWKLTGALLRDRLKADEFMEQRGDSTMFVDGSREGSDREIVKAFMARDSFVRQAQLVVDWLETCAADERNIGSASSSHMTELDADAPSRQWLPMHEFHYNIFFHLRAGQLHRAKELAADNGHRYLANALAGCRPCHDLHNASTIGAGLKQPAQGSFYGDLWMRACWRVASSPTCSPYKRAVYGALSGNLEAMLPACTTWEDQLWARMRAVVDVCVEQELRTAKQQGRSHGPLPPGYPSDRGTFEAVFRDLQAAVGSSETLDKEITHIVQRGIVLGDGVSLVEEIHDWITGQQIEPPLLTMRFLAHMALLLGQVDPETRTAAYSALLRTYKQMLIHDGRASLAATCAAAL